The DNA sequence tactcattattttaatattagatagAGTTTTTTATTCGACAACACTCCAGTTTGAGATACGTCTGGCCTgctttatatagttttattgcaCTTCgacataattaatgaaataaaaaattaactgacTTGAACTACTAAAGCCTAAGCAAAACTAAGCGTTTACATGTACTAACCAATAACAtacgtaataatatatagacAAGTATTTAACACACAAAACAagtgaaaaaataaactatcagtcgcttcattaaaaaaaaatattaaatgtaataaatatattattttatatgaaaattaatgagGACCAATGAATCATTTATAGGCGAATTTATCCTGTCATAATCTTAACAAAAGGCCCACTTTCTTGGAACtggaattatataaaaagaaattcgGTAAAAGTTTTCACATTGGCAACACTCCCCTGGATTGTCGAGTGTTTGACTACGGCGTTTCTCACTCACATGCTCTTCGGGTATCCTTGGTATTGGGGTAAGTAGAAGAGTTATTAATGTAAGGGGTATTAGCTCTTCAAAAGACTATTTCTAATACCCATTTGAGCGTATTGCTCTGTACTTTAAATACCTTAAAATGACGCACAACAATGCTTTATTGCGGATTGATGGATGCACATATGTACGTATAATCGTATATACATATGAACTTACCTAATAGTAGTTCTTGAAATAGGTAGTTATTGTCACTTATGCTTAATCGTCGTGCACAAACTTTAAACTCAGATAGTCCGCGTCCTTACAATAAgtaattattcatattaatatgCGCGTGcgctcaaaaaatattaaatacacagTATTCTATGTAAGTGTTAACATAGAAAACGAACAAGAGGTGTTGGAAGCGGGTGAGCGGTGTTGTGCGCATTCGGTAACATCAtagataaaatagtttttttatgaataGGAACAACTAGATTTCAGGTCAGTTCAAGCAGTTTGTACTTATTTCTTTATGTGAATTTTGCAGTAGTTTTTTCAATTGCATTGAATACATAATTACTTACTGTTCTACTTTGATACACGCCACGGACACGGACACGGTTATGTAACATTACTGTTAAGTGTTAATTTACTTTAAGATTGAAAGATAATAGGAAAGGTCATATCCGCCTATTTTTATAACCACCACCAAATCACATCCTTACCAACGCCTACCAGTAAAAGTGAAGATGGATCCACTAAAACCGGTGCACACCTCGCCCCTCCCGCTTACTCAAAACTCATCGTGAACAAGAATTTAAGATATACTTATTACTtacatgatttttaaattaccaattcaatgattattttaaatcagGTATACATCTCGGAGCTATATTAGCTTCGGTATCCCCTGCAGTAGTAGTACCTACAACTCTAGAACTCAATACAAAAGGATTTGGCTTAAAGAATCAGATAGCACTACTCGTCGCTAATGCTGGTGGCTTAGACACAGCTTTTACTGAGGGAATGTTCGGAGTTATCAACAGCGCCGTATTCTCTCAATCTGCCCCCATTTACCGTATAGTTAAGGTAATATTCAATATCGCTCTtagttttaatacttttaagtaCTTTGAACGTTGGTTTAGCTTTTATGGTCTAAGTACTAATAGGGTGTTATCAGTAGCCAAAGAGTCTTTAATGTCATTACCACAATCTCGTGAAACGAACCTCTAGTAAAATTACCGTCAATGAGATACAACTATGACAAAATTGAGTTATatggaaaaataaatttctctCACTATGTTTGGCAGATTTAAGCTATATCTTATACCTTTTATCCTTTTCAAAAACCTTTTATTTCAATGAACTTAgtagtttacaataaaattagtgtttatataatagtaataatatagctaagttttataacaaataaataaaaacgtattcaaattttttatttttttattttaggtgcgtataaaattataatattataaatgtgaatgtaagtttgtttgttacgtttttacgcgaaaactactcaagcaatcatcatgaaactttgtacacatatttttggaggtattagaagtaacattgaatactttttatgaaaaaaaaaagttattttacttCAACGTCGTCTAGCAGTCCAGTAATGAAGTTCCAACCCTGAGTACCGTAATACCGTTGCACTGTATTATCCACGGTCATGTCAATATCCAATCCAATTGACTATAGTTTCAGCTGTTTgggatttttctatatttattgttatttttttcagtcattatatatttaatattatttattataaaaactttttattaaaaaaattcaatgcgagcgaagcagcgggtaaaagctagtttcagataaaataaaacaatgcgaaatacattataatcatccaatataacattatttttgtttttgtatctattcgttctaaaatgtatcttctttttgtgtgtgtaataaagtttaataaataaaaaattatgtggtgtcgagggacaccaggtagggacgaagttccttcgaatagtatagaagcaacacaattttgaaaaaaaatgttgaatttaatatatatattttctagttcttgatttctttttttaaattttgctgattgttttttaattaagtacataaaagtatttacgaaatttagtattttagaaaatataaaataccgtaaaataaaataaatcaaacaaaataataatattaagtgtaataaaaacacgtctttatttatttttgtcgacagtataaaattacatacataattttaaaaaagtttctagtaacattttagttttacaaacgtctaTTATACAGTCGCGTGACTGATATTaagtcacttccgttatatatttttcttaaagttttagtatcacatttttttcagttcggtcgcccagccaaatgtcaagcctgccgtaaggaacttcgttacaaaaaataaaaataaaaaatatatttatgtattttctgagtgtttcaaatatttaactataaatGCATAATATGTCAATCATTACACAATCGCAGCTTGCTTTGTCTAATGGTATTGTAAATCATGGCATAATGTTACAATTATCAAGTCTGTATGGCAATAATTATAGCAAGTAAAAAGGTAAATATTGACTTAAAGATTAGCGAATGTGCGTCATATGATGAAGATCGTGACAATATTGACTTGATTAGATAACTCGttgtattttagttatttaatttaaatatgccTATTAAAATTACTAAGGAACACAATAATggtctaaaaattaaaactcttaaaattgtaaatttgttGTACgcctttcaaatatttaaatcgacGATTCTACCTCTTGTAAacttttaatagtattaaagtaaaatgtgatttaatttttatcagaaatattttttcttttgttaattttctaaATCAGTTTTTATacttagatataataaaattattttaagcggCCGCTTTTTGGCCGGACACTagaattatttaagaaaaattaattatgacttaatagaatattttatgaGAGAAATAGAAACCAAAACTCTTAAAATTGTTGTATGCTGTGTATATATTTGTTCCAGCATCATGTGAATCTGCGGCACGAAAGTGTAATGAAATCGTAACAACATTTTTGTGCGGACACACGAGTATTAGACGTTTGGTTGAAACCGCGTTTAATAGCtagtaatactataaaaatgtatgtcgtAACAgctaattgttaaattttgcaaatatttgaaaaaggcAATTTCAACAGAAATTAAACCGATTAAAAAATTGCACCGATTTCTTTAAATCTctttaaattatagttaaataaaatatcaaccaTTTTCTCTTAAATATGACTAAGGATCTTTGTGACAGGCACTGCTTGCTGTCTTCGTCGGAATCGGCTTGGGTATAGCGTGGGGAGTGTTGGCAGATTATCTACCCGACCACAGTGACTTTTATGCTCCAACAATTCGAAGTCTCCATATTTTTGCTGGTGGTATCTTCATTATGTACGCAGCTGGATATTTTAGTTGGGGTGGTACTTGTAAGTTTCCTTACATTAACTATccttttttacacaactaggaCGGCGAACAAACGTACAGCTTACCTGATGGTATACCatattaccatagcttatagacgcctgcaaaaccagaaacATTACAAGTGTGTTGTAGATCCTACCCtcaatctccccaggagctctggtcaccttactcaccatgggaacaaaacaatgtttaaaagcagtattatttagttgttatcttctgtaagctcgaggttcttcctcagtaatgtcactctagattttgagctggatatttcctgctacCTCAGAAATAACCACCAGATTTtaaactgtaatatttttaatctgtatccttttattaatatatcaacaatttatttatgaatttatgCGCTGACCAAAATAAACACGTTGCAATTTCCTGTTCACTTGAAACTTTGAATACATATCCGTCAAAAATCTAATTTTCCTTCGTTGGTTAGTCCAGGTGTCTAGAGTGTGGTCTACGTGATTAGTATCTAAACGATCATTTTCTGAGCGCACCAGCTTTTGAGATCGAAATTTACGTATTAACCATTcttagacaatattttaaaaacgaatTCTGAATGTTATTTGACAAATTTATTTAGtacatgttattattttatacggactatgagtaacgatcactatcaagtatttatgataacaaccgggaccgatagcttcaCATGTTCTTAGAGTCAGGAAATCCACGTGGACAAACATCCAAAcgggaatttttttttgtactaattcaaatatccatcccgagcgagaatcgaacccacaaaccgtccGTGttttacaccagagcggttgttatagATCAATAAACACGAATAAAAAGTACTTTTCCTTACaataaattactatatattatttatagttatgaATTTTACGACACAGGGCTTAATTCTAATTAATAATGCAGGTAATGAAGTTTTAAACATACCAATTTACTTTGGTAGTTTAGTcaaaatgattaaatttaaacttcaaCTTTTCTGAGCTATAAGTTCGCCCATTGTACTATCttataaacttattttcaaCACTCACCCATGATACAGACTAttaatatgtacctatgtaAACATGTATAGAAAGTAAGTCATCATAAATAattgacaaaatataatatCCAAAATCAATTATCTTTGAGATGATATTTTTAAGTcctaaagtatattttatagtgTTAGGTGATCACAGTGCACGGTGCGGGTTtcgttacgatttttttttctatttaaactaCTCCctgcctgcggtcaccaacccgcctgcccagggtggtgactatgggcaaaacacataagtttggtacgaacttgtggagacctatgtccagcagtgactttaacaggctgaaatgatgatgatgaaactacTCGTATTTGACAGTTCGCTAGACAAGAATGTCTGCCGGGTCAACTTGAATATTTCACCGTGACGcgagttttgttaaaataagtcactcgaatttttataaaatatgaaaaacaacGCACAATAGTTCTATCCTATTATTCAAATGGagttataattaaaacacgCGCAATTAAAGTTGTCgcagctattttatttatatgaccGTTCTAAATattatcgtaaaataaataatgggaACATGTATCGTACATCTGAACATTAATTGTAATTCTCCATTTTCAGCCttcacttcaattacatccaatcaactgtattattttaaacgCGCGAGTCTTATACGATTTAATTTCAGATGTTCATTTCATTAAACTCGAAATAACCACACCGTTCTGAAACAAGCGGTATAGTTTTTCAAGAATTACCATTTGTCCAATGTGACGGTATATACATAgggtagtttaaaaaaaatatcactagtaacatttattaaaaatatgttatactgATTCTTCATTAAAAAGTTTGGAAATTGCTTATTATATGCGGTAATTaatgttttgtataattttaagccGGCGTAGCAATAATGGTGTGCGCAGGAGCAGCGGCTACACGATGGTCGCGCCGCGGTTGGCCAATTAACAATAATCCTGTGTCTGaagtttataaattactttGGAGGATTTTTGAACCGATGCTCTTCACTCTCAGCGGTTACTTTTTAGAGGTACAGGCTAAAATTATTGTTTGCACCATACGTACAAAATATGAGAGAACTATACTTTTGTGTGCATACATACCCTTTTTACTTTATCTTGGAACGTTAAACGTAAAGTAATGTTgtgaaaaataaagatatacgTGTTCAACCAGTTCAATCAATTTATTAGGCAACAAACAAAGCAACTTTATAATTCTTTAACACTAGAAACCTGCATTGTCTACCTACCATAAGCTATAATAaaccatataataaatattaactaatattctaatattgtaaatagtattataaatatttcaaataaatcgatcataaaaaaaatctgatacaAAATCATCTGAACtatagaacatttttaaatatgtacttGTTTCTGGATCTAGATGaaggattattattatattaatatcacGAACGCGGAGATGCATAATTTGGTTTATGATTCGTTGATGCACTACTGCGTTAACGGCCGTTTCACACTGGCGTGGAGACGATGAAAATTGTCAGAGTGGCGCCCTAGAGACGAGCATATACTGCATTCATAATGAGTAGGCAAAAGATTTTTTGGCAATTAttgtaaaactaatataaatatatatgtataggtaatgtaaatttttatacatcACATTCACGCGGAATGCTACTTTTTTCagaaataaatgttgttcgtaTTATTTTCGCTTACTTTTACGCTTTATGCCTCGTAACAAAACGCCACAGTCATACAAACACcggttttacatttttttaactattttttctaaGACTACTTTTAAATCAAACTGCTGCTGTATCAAACTAAAAAACAAACTGACAAAAATAGGTACGcttaattagtatttaatacaaatttatagaAAATCGTTAGAtcgttttacttattattagattatttctttacagataaatatatttttcttcttacttaaattcaaaaatatatatatcataaactttaatttcaatataaatttaggAAAATACCCCATTAGTTACTTTTTAGTTGAATTATAAgtgtttttattctttaatcgtttatttaattcaatatcgTGTTTTACAACGGTTAAAGATcacatcataaaaaaaaatgtaatcttttATACGCTATAAGTAGTTTtgtgaacaaataaaaaatattgccttttatttatttatttatttatttattaagaaaaccaacagcgtttcaGTTCATACATACTATaaccaaattacaaaaaaaaaataaggccaataacaggtttccctttataatatttataagtatagttaCATTGTTGCATTTGGACCGATGGGATGGCGCGCCTACAATAGTCATTAGCTAtggatcaatttttttattattattcaataaattaaataaatatagcttatatatttaagtacagCGTGTTTGTCGATGtttcaatatgtataatatataataatgtttttttataatataataaaaagttattttaatatcattatatttattataatcattagATAATTAAATAGGTATTAGGCAGACATATTATGTGTGTCATCACATAGTATGTTGTGTGGATTAGGAGTTGACGCCCTAGCCCTACGATGTCAATATCTTGGGATCGGTACATGACCACTAGGAAGCTATGACCACTAGGGAGCTGACATTATTTCTGCCTTGCCAACATTATTTCTTATgaatgataattaaatatattttgtttgttacgccCGGATTACCTTATACAATTTACTCTGTTTACGTAAGTCTCGAGCCGTCATTGTGAAACGACCACCAAACCAAAATTAATTTACGCTGCTCTTTAAATAAACACTGTGTCGAAGATAACACGAAGACCTACATATTTGTCCCAGAGATTGTTTCTCGTACCTGTTTATATTTGTATGCAGTATTTGCtgaaaactaatttataattaattgaagaagaaaaaattaagtgaaGGTAAGAATTTTCAACTTAAACTGGTTGAAAGGCTTGATGGTAAATGATAATTTCTCAAAAAACCTGCAAATCTTTAagtaaaaaatgtgaaatatgTACGATGTCATTTTTAAAACAAGGATAACGCTCTGACCTTTGCTTCTTATAAGAGTAGAGGTATTTTGTCCAGTAGAggaattaaaattgttaaagaaTTATAGACTGTTTCGTGAAAACTCTACAGCTCATAATTTATGCGTTTTTCCCAAACCGTTGTCAACACCTGTAAAATTTTGATCAATTAAATTACGCATTATAAGTATATTACGTACCTATGCTTTTGTGAATAaagactaaatatttttaacattaacttaTCTTTCGTGTCGCAGGTATCACAAATTACACCTAAGGATTTTGGGTTAATGGTGGCGTGCATATTTTCAGCGCTTGCCTTAAGAATGCTTACCGCCTTTCTAGTTGCGGTCGTTAATGGGTTATCACTAAAAGAGGGTATTTTCATTGCCATTGCCTGGACACCAAAAGCCATCGTAGAGGTATGTGTTAGTTAAACAAtagtattaattactttttgtatattatacatacaatttttactcgtataatttgtataatttacagCCACGGTTATCATTTCTCACAAATATTTCATGATTATTGTAAAAAGCGAGAACGCTTCAAAGATCTTATAAGTACTACTAAATTCACCGTTactaaaataacacaaaaattatgtcttctttaacgatttataagTAGTGCGTGGACTCGCATTCCGTCATTGATCTAATTTGCTTAAAAATTGTcgtagtaaataattattattatggagAAGAGCTGATTTCAAGCATTCACCCATAAAGTTTAGGTTTTTCATgtcaatgttatattatattaataaaatagcttCGATAAAATAATCTTCAACTATCTATAcgtataaatgaaaatgaaaagtgtctgtgatttcaaaataactgtgtttttcaagaatgtataattatttacacaatactaaaacacaaataaacgattttaaaaattttaattttcggaACGGCAGAACTGACTTCCATGGGACTTTCAGTAGAAGATAAAGGAAGTTGTAGAACAATATATAGCACTTATGAGCACAGAAAAAGTCTATTGAAAAGGAATAAAGTCACAAGAAACCTCAAATTGTATCAATACACTGTCTCCTAATACAACCACCGTACCATACATACCATACAGAAACATTATATCTAAAGTTTTACAGCCGATAAGCAAGCTTAGTTAGTTTAGTCGCAAAAGTATCCTAAGACGATAAAAAATGTAGATTCTAATTCTACctcattataatttttgaagttaaacttctttacgcacgcttgcttgacttgggcagtaagctggtgaatgcgtgatgcaagcgttacgaaaagtgtgatggagcaaggcgaacggaaattgataGGGATATATAAGTTATTGAAGATATAAAGacagagagttacgtttcgtatattactgtactAACTAAAGGAACTAACTAAgggaactaaagaagttttacttcagtcgtgtggtctaaagcgcgttgttttttaaatatttatgtatatatttatatttaaatggcaACATGTACTTATGTTTCTTACTATTTACGTGTCATAGAcacatgtaaaataaataaaaataaaataaacttattggTAACAAACAATAAACACTCCTTACATAAGTTAAAATGGAACAATTTTTgatcttaatataaaatttcaaagctataatataaaaataaaaaaaatatgatgtcaCCAATCGGACGCTCACTCAGTATCGTTGAGACAACGTTGCCCCAACACTGATTTTCAGTGAGCACCGTGTATATGAAGACAATAAGAATAAGAATAAGAAGTGTACGTAATGTACACGTACATACGTGTCTTGCGTATTGAGTAAtcagtgtatatatttattgagaaGTGTACAGTGTTAAATTTTACGGTGACGTCAACGAACACAAATAACGAACCTCtaagttataaattaatcttttttatctgtgttataGATTTAATTCCTTGTCAACAAGATCCAGTAGGAACACATTCTAATTCTGATAATAGTTGCGAGAAATAGAAcgtaactttctttttttttgtgtgtctcTTCTGTTCAGAGgaaacgattttattatttgtttgattgagttgataaataaaactgtttgaGAAACGAATATTTCAAACTCTCTGAGAATTCGCTTCGCTGCCAGGTTGTTGACTGACTAAGTACTTTCGGAACATCTGCCAATGTTGTAAGACCGACAATACcagaattttttttccaaacgtttcttatgaaaatattgatattatttaaaaatttgtttagtaaaaaactgaaaacattttagtatcagaaatttttttaacttttattttacaatattgagACAAAGTTTTTTACCAATATGCTTATCTTTTTACTTATGTATGTGAACGCTTGGATCACAAATAGGTTAAATACTAAAACACATAACTCTGTTAATTTGCACACAAGGTAGGTagacttttacaaaaaaaaagtaactaaattattacattactaGACAAACTTATAGACTTAActagtggcgtagcgtagtgacggcccgccccgggcggcactttttagggggcggcaaaatttaacaattcttaaataataaaagtattttgtaaatatttgaaccgtgttatattatttttatcgcaacTACAAATCCAGACCGGTAGcacgaaatttttaattacttattttgtggCGAAGTCGGGGAACCCCTTTCCTTTGAAtgatattttgtacaaatagtctagtcaacaagttctaaaatgtgttttttaagGGTTTACTGgcaaataaaaaattgcgaTTGTTATTAAGAGTTtagcctgttgcagtccactgctggacataggcctccccaagttcgcgccagacattccggttttccccaatcctcatccagcctacaccggcaattttacgtagatcatcggtccaacgggccagaggacttCCCacgctgcgtttgccaagacgcggtctccactccaggacccgtctgccctaacggccatcggtcctgcgacacagatgatcagcctactgccacttcaacctcctaattctgtgggctatgtcggttactttcgttctctctcggatagtctcatttctaatcctttCTTTGAGAGAAAcgccaagcatagcccgttccactgcacgttgagcgactttaaacttgtggaccggtcctttcgtcagtgtccacgtctcggctccttatgttaacacaggcaggacgcattgctcgaagac is a window from the Melitaea cinxia chromosome 3, ilMelCinx1.1, whole genome shotgun sequence genome containing:
- the LOC123669392 gene encoding sodium/hydrogen exchanger 9B2-like, which produces MAPNLSETDKSKVKKYRHSVTFEMNADKTNRLQKNDKRKSCLQKMYATLPTASELKQYASITICVILLWGTSWFIFKGTVLPGTEIFNMAALVIIGYVFGHTLERYTTITPVVGMTLVGALFRTFYGKNFLENSTVDAIDYHLRRIYPVIILTKGPLSWNWNYIKRNSVKVFTLATLPWIVECLTTAFLTHMLFGYPWYWGIHLGAILASVSPAVVVPTTLELNTKGFGLKNQIALLVANAGGLDTAFTEGMFGVINSAVFSQSAPIYRIVKALLAVFVGIGLGIAWGVLADYLPDHSDFYAPTIRSLHIFAGGIFIMYAAGYFSWGGTSGVAIMVCAGAAATRWSRRGWPINNNPVSEVYKLLWRIFEPMLFTLSGYFLEVSQITPKDFGLMVACIFSALALRMLTAFLVAVVNGLSLKEGIFIAIAWTPKAIVEAVLVRVATDSLWTEGTTPQDKFIATQHSNMIVIAILTTSTLGSVLTTVLGPVLLSNDAKVVPEDIYRPQTLSPPSDSNRENNNLDNLQYIDAQ